The following are encoded in a window of Conger conger chromosome 19, fConCon1.1, whole genome shotgun sequence genomic DNA:
- the rpl18a gene encoding large ribosomal subunit protein eL20, with translation MKASGTLREYKVIGRLLPSAKNPTPPLYRMRIFAPNHVVAKSRFWYFVSQLRKMKKASGETVYCGLVFEKSPLKVKNFGIWLRYDSRSGTHNMYREYRDLTTSGAVTQCYRDMGARHRARAHSIQIMKVQEIAANKCRRPAIKQFHDSKIKFPLPHRVLRRQHKPRFTTKRPNTFF, from the exons ATGAAGGCGTCCGGCACA CTTCGGGAATACAAGGTGATTGGGCGTCTGCTGCCCTCCGCCAAGAACCCCACTCCCCCGCTGTACCGCATGCGGATCTTCGCCCCCAACCACGTGGTGGCCAAGTCCCGCTTCTGGTACTTCGTCTCCCAgctgaggaagatgaagaaGGCTTCTGGAGAAACCGTCTACTGTGGGCTG GTGTTTGAGAAGTCTCCTCTGAAGGTGAAGAACTTTGGGATCTGGCTGCGCTACGACTCCCGCAGCGGCACCCACAACATGTACCGCGAGTACCGCGACCTGACCACCTCCGGAGCTGTCACTCAGTGCT ATCGGGACATGGGAGCGCGCCATCGCGCCCGCGCCCACTCCATCCAGATCATGAAGGTGCAGGAGATCGCTGCCAACAAGTGCCGCCGCCCGGCCATCAAGCAGTTCCAC GACTCCAAGATCAAGTTCCCCCTGCCCCACAGGGTTCTGCGTCGCCAGCACAAGCCCCGCTTCACCACCAAGAGACCAAACACCTTCTTCTAG